A window of the Flavobacterium sangjuense genome harbors these coding sequences:
- a CDS encoding putative signal transducing protein, which produces MEEEKFKMLRRFQYSSEAIIYQGKLESQGIEVFMRDQNLIDSTMYSNLFGGIKMFVKTEDFERANDILNDVNLFSVDDDEQL; this is translated from the coding sequence GGAAGAAGAAAAATTCAAAATGCTACGTCGCTTTCAGTATTCAAGCGAAGCTATTATTTACCAAGGTAAATTAGAAAGCCAGGGAATTGAAGTGTTTATGAGAGACCAAAATCTTATTGATTCGACGATGTACAGCAATCTTTTTGGAGGTATCAAAATGTTTGTCAAAACCGAAGATTTCGAAAGAGCGAATGATATTTTAAATGATGTGAATTTGTTTTCTGTAGATGATGATGAACAACTCTAA